The following proteins are encoded in a genomic region of Dokdonia donghaensis DSW-1:
- a CDS encoding replication-associated recombination protein A: MNTPLAERLRPKKLEDYLSQHHLVGENGSLQQALKAGIIPSLILWGPPGIGKTTLATIIAEESKRPFYTLSAINSGVKDIREVIDKAKQSGGLFTQKNPILFIDEIHRFSKSQQDSLLGAVERGWVTLVGATTENPSFEVIPALLSRCQVYILKPFEKKDLILLLNRAIKTDEILKKKNITLSETEALLRLSGGDARKLLNIFELIVTTENDKDVVVTNDMVLSKVQQNIVRYDKTGEQHYDIISAFIKSIRGSDPNAAVYWLARMIEGGEDVKFIARRLIIAAAEDIGNANPTALVIANNCFQAVTTIGYPEARIILSQCVTYLASSPKSNAAYMAIGKAQQLVKQTGDLSVPLPLRNAPTKLMKEIGYGDDYKYSHDYPGNFVQQEFLPKEISGTTLYEPTDNTREKAIRENLKAKWGSKYNY, from the coding sequence ATGAATACACCGCTTGCAGAACGCCTACGTCCTAAAAAACTAGAAGATTACTTGAGTCAACATCACCTAGTAGGTGAGAATGGCTCATTGCAACAGGCTCTCAAAGCCGGGATTATACCCTCACTTATATTATGGGGACCACCAGGCATAGGTAAAACTACACTAGCAACCATAATCGCCGAAGAGTCTAAAAGACCTTTTTATACACTAAGCGCGATAAACAGCGGCGTTAAGGACATTAGAGAGGTGATTGATAAGGCAAAGCAAAGTGGTGGGCTCTTTACTCAGAAAAACCCCATATTATTTATAGATGAAATACATCGATTTTCAAAGTCTCAACAAGACTCTCTACTAGGTGCCGTTGAGCGTGGATGGGTGACTCTAGTTGGGGCAACTACAGAAAACCCGAGTTTTGAAGTTATACCTGCACTACTATCGAGATGCCAAGTCTATATTTTAAAACCTTTTGAAAAGAAAGACCTCATCCTCTTACTCAATAGGGCTATTAAAACAGATGAGATCCTCAAGAAAAAAAATATTACCCTCTCAGAAACAGAAGCTTTATTAAGACTAAGTGGCGGCGATGCTCGTAAATTACTTAATATTTTTGAGCTCATAGTCACTACAGAAAATGATAAGGATGTAGTCGTTACAAATGATATGGTATTATCAAAAGTGCAACAAAATATTGTGCGTTATGACAAAACAGGAGAACAACATTATGATATCATATCTGCATTTATAAAATCTATACGCGGTAGTGACCCTAATGCTGCCGTATACTGGCTGGCGAGAATGATAGAAGGCGGAGAGGATGTGAAATTTATTGCAAGAAGACTTATTATTGCCGCAGCAGAAGACATCGGAAACGCAAATCCTACCGCACTAGTTATTGCTAATAACTGTTTTCAAGCCGTTACTACAATAGGATACCCTGAGGCCCGTATTATTTTAAGTCAGTGTGTGACGTATCTCGCAAGCTCTCCTAAGAGTAACGCTGCATATATGGCTATAGGAAAGGCCCAGCAACTTGTAAAGCAAACAGGAGATTTATCTGTACCACTACCCTTACGTAATGCTCCTACTAAGCTTATGAAAGAAATAGGTTATGGTGATGATTATAAATACTCACACGATTACCCTGGCAACTTTGTGCAACAAGAGTTTTTACCTAAAGAAATAAGTGGCACGACTCTGTATGAACCCACAGATAACACAAGAGAAAAAGCTATAAGAGAAAACCTAAAAGCCAAGTGGGGTTCTAAATACAATTACTAG
- a CDS encoding rhomboid family intramembrane serine protease, with product MDSESSYFKFYNGVVGYPLLFVLIIWFVFWVEIKFGLDFTQWGVRPRTFKGLRGVLFSPFIHSGIKHLWHNTTPLLVLSTALFYFYRTISWKVLVLIVFLSGLGTWLIGRTSYHIGMSGVIYGLVAFLFFKGILAKHYRLVALSLVVVFLYGSLIWGTMPTSQNISWEGHLSGFIAGALIALRFRESVPKPITYAWEEPDYNEADDPFMRQFDEDGNFFELPPDPKIDTEADSYTIIYHFVSNDGDDAQAPDVPQNDL from the coding sequence ATGGATAGTGAATCTTCGTATTTTAAATTCTATAATGGAGTAGTGGGGTACCCGTTGCTTTTTGTGCTCATTATCTGGTTTGTATTTTGGGTCGAGATAAAATTTGGATTAGATTTTACGCAATGGGGCGTACGTCCCAGAACATTTAAGGGATTAAGAGGTGTCCTTTTCTCACCATTCATACATAGCGGTATAAAGCACTTGTGGCACAATACAACACCGCTATTAGTTTTAAGTACCGCCCTTTTCTATTTTTATAGAACAATTTCTTGGAAAGTTCTAGTTTTAATAGTGTTTCTAAGTGGTTTAGGAACTTGGTTAATAGGTCGCACCTCTTATCATATTGGTATGAGCGGCGTTATTTATGGGCTCGTGGCTTTCTTATTTTTTAAAGGTATACTCGCTAAGCACTACAGACTAGTAGCACTTTCACTTGTTGTGGTTTTTTTATATGGGAGTTTAATATGGGGCACGATGCCTACAAGCCAAAATATCTCTTGGGAAGGTCATCTATCTGGTTTTATAGCTGGTGCTCTGATTGCATTACGCTTTCGCGAAAGCGTACCAAAACCCATTACATATGCTTGGGAGGAACCTGATTATAATGAGGCAGATGATCCTTTTATGAGGCAGTTTGACGAAGATGGAAACTTCTTTGAATTACCCCCTGATCCAAAAATTGACACAGAGGCAGACTCTTATACAATTATTTATCACTTTGTAAGTAACGACGGTGATGATGCGCAAGCTCCGGATGTCCCTCAGAATGATTTATAA
- the rlmB gene encoding 23S rRNA (guanosine(2251)-2'-O)-methyltransferase RlmB — MEKTLQIHGTRAIIEAIEAGKEVDKVFLQKGLHNSLLSELNTLIKKNGIQTSFVPIEKLNKLTQLNHQGAVATISPVKYHDFEELVNRTVESGETPLFILLDQLSDVRNFGAIIRTAECTGAHGVIIPKKGGAPLNGVAVKTSAGAAFSMPIAKVDHIKDAIYYLQGSGIQVVAATEKTDNTLYDVDFKEPTAIVMGREDSGVSPGVLKIVDHQAKLPLKGSIASLNVSVACGAFLYEAVRQRL; from the coding sequence ATGGAAAAAACACTACAAATACACGGAACACGTGCAATCATAGAAGCGATAGAAGCAGGTAAAGAAGTAGATAAAGTTTTTCTACAGAAAGGACTTCACAACTCACTACTGAGCGAACTGAATACACTTATCAAGAAAAATGGGATACAAACCTCTTTTGTACCTATTGAAAAACTTAATAAGCTTACACAACTCAACCACCAAGGTGCTGTTGCTACAATATCTCCGGTTAAATATCACGACTTTGAAGAACTTGTGAATAGAACGGTAGAGAGTGGAGAAACACCATTATTTATTTTGCTTGATCAACTCTCAGATGTACGCAACTTTGGTGCAATTATACGTACTGCAGAGTGTACAGGAGCCCACGGTGTAATAATACCCAAAAAAGGAGGCGCTCCTCTCAATGGTGTTGCTGTAAAAACATCTGCTGGTGCCGCATTTAGTATGCCTATTGCCAAAGTAGATCATATAAAAGATGCTATTTACTATCTGCAAGGATCAGGAATTCAAGTTGTAGCTGCAACTGAAAAAACAGACAACACTCTCTACGACGTAGATTTTAAAGAACCTACTGCAATAGTAATGGGACGTGAAGATAGCGGTGTATCACCAGGTGTACTTAAAATTGTGGATCATCAAGCAAAACTCCCTCTTAAGGGTTCTATTGCCTCTTTAAATGTTTCGGTTGCCTGTGGAGCCTTTCTTTATGAAGCGGTGAGACAACGCTTATAA
- a CDS encoding DUF6503 family protein — MKKALILILIPILTISSCKNKSQKEGELSQIEIVNNTLQAHGKSTFDSHKITFSVDNTTYTQEKENGRAIQSFSRYKDNIEHKGTYNGGYIEYFIDGDLQEEGSYPAPMLEKSLYGFLYAANLPLSLATKDILYKKLDEVEIRNKKYFTIQASNVEMPSKIDDQFILYINTENFLVEYIALNHSLSGSINQFRRLKNTRKINDVIFQDYIIFTPRDKELPLSMLFKEYNSAQLKDHRTISFQNITVTPRDSLNLTY; from the coding sequence ATGAAAAAGGCCCTTATACTTATACTTATACCTATACTAACAATTAGTTCTTGTAAAAACAAATCACAAAAAGAAGGAGAACTTTCACAAATAGAAATAGTAAACAATACGTTGCAAGCTCACGGAAAATCAACATTTGACTCCCACAAAATTACTTTTTCAGTAGATAATACGACATATACCCAAGAAAAAGAGAATGGTAGAGCTATTCAATCATTTAGCCGCTATAAAGATAATATAGAACACAAAGGAACATATAACGGAGGTTATATTGAATACTTTATTGATGGAGATTTACAAGAGGAAGGTAGTTATCCAGCGCCAATGTTAGAAAAATCTCTTTACGGTTTTCTTTATGCAGCAAACTTACCTTTGTCTTTAGCTACGAAAGATATACTCTATAAAAAGTTAGATGAAGTAGAAATAAGAAATAAAAAGTATTTTACCATTCAAGCTTCAAATGTTGAAATGCCATCTAAAATTGATGATCAATTTATCCTATATATAAATACAGAAAACTTTTTAGTAGAATACATAGCGCTCAACCATTCACTATCGGGCAGTATAAATCAATTCCGAAGACTTAAAAATACAAGAAAGATAAATGATGTAATTTTTCAAGACTATATTATCTTTACCCCACGAGATAAAGAGCTTCCTCTTTCAATGTTATTTAAAGAATATAATTCTGCTCAATTGAAGGACCATAGAACTATTAGCTTTCAGAATATAACAGTTACACCTCGCGACTCCCTTAATCTTACTTATTAA
- a CDS encoding SusD/RagB family nutrient-binding outer membrane lipoprotein yields the protein MKNTFKFIMAVALASSSLFFSCETTELELVESPNSLPEGTGDPSFLLNSIQLSYRNNAITFNGNGESLTRIGTFGSRDYFNGLTGGSLDGAWTRTYAGIFADVIAIEQLAEDPTQDLRFHLGTAKVMQAHSLLWLVDYIGDIPFTEALNPLEFPSPNVDAGASVYDGALGILNEGKALLESISAGDALVPAVDMFYDEDPTKWVKAANSIAMKAAITTGDIATFNAIVAEGNFITDAEDDLQFQYGTNLLNPNTQHPDYFANYTEQGVGPYRSNWLMGTMLENDDPRIRYYFYRQSGCTPGASCDPGGDGETLSCSLETAPTHYNGFTFCFLEDGYWGRDHGDDRGAPPDEFVKTATGVYPSGGKLDANNFDNLVVVEQEDGSFTLELDEDDDLVGLGEGGVGAGIEPIILSSYVDFWRAEAAMVSGDPGAAAGFIQSGLEKSIAKVQGFGDLDQSAVNGIISADIDSNTGELSNVVLANTLLPTSADNQDFIDDVVADFNNADTDGKWNILAEQFWITMYGGGAEAYNFYRRQGYPTTLQPNLEADPGAFPRSFPYTTAEIVANPNISQKPDQNVQVFWDTNPPSAVSGGFPAAN from the coding sequence ATGAAAAACACATTTAAATTCATAATGGCTGTTGCTCTGGCAAGTAGTTCTTTATTCTTCTCTTGTGAGACGACTGAACTAGAACTTGTAGAAAGCCCAAACAGTCTGCCAGAAGGAACGGGTGACCCATCTTTCTTGCTTAATTCAATACAGCTCTCGTATCGTAATAATGCAATTACTTTTAATGGTAATGGTGAGTCACTAACTAGAATAGGTACTTTTGGTTCAAGAGATTATTTTAACGGCCTTACAGGCGGAAGTCTTGATGGAGCTTGGACGAGAACTTATGCAGGAATCTTTGCAGATGTTATCGCTATAGAACAACTTGCCGAAGACCCAACCCAAGACCTTCGTTTCCACTTAGGAACTGCTAAGGTAATGCAGGCTCATTCGTTACTATGGTTGGTTGATTATATTGGCGACATTCCTTTTACTGAGGCACTTAATCCTCTTGAATTCCCAAGTCCTAATGTAGATGCTGGTGCATCTGTTTACGATGGGGCTCTTGGAATTCTAAATGAAGGTAAAGCTTTACTTGAATCTATTTCGGCCGGTGACGCTCTCGTTCCTGCTGTAGATATGTTTTATGATGAAGATCCAACTAAATGGGTAAAAGCGGCAAATAGTATTGCTATGAAAGCTGCAATTACTACAGGAGATATTGCTACATTTAATGCAATTGTTGCAGAAGGGAATTTTATTACTGATGCTGAGGATGATTTACAGTTTCAATACGGCACTAATTTATTAAATCCGAATACACAACATCCAGATTATTTTGCAAACTACACTGAGCAAGGTGTAGGCCCTTACCGTAGTAACTGGTTAATGGGAACAATGTTAGAAAATGACGATCCTAGAATACGTTACTATTTTTACAGACAATCAGGTTGTACTCCAGGTGCTTCTTGTGATCCTGGAGGAGATGGTGAAACTTTAAGCTGTTCTTTAGAAACTGCTCCTACCCATTATAATGGATTTACTTTCTGCTTCTTAGAAGATGGATACTGGGGACGTGATCACGGAGATGATAGAGGTGCTCCACCAGATGAGTTTGTTAAAACTGCAACTGGAGTTTACCCAAGTGGAGGTAAATTAGATGCTAATAACTTTGATAATCTTGTTGTTGTTGAGCAAGAAGATGGTTCATTTACATTAGAACTAGACGAAGATGACGATCTTGTAGGATTAGGAGAAGGTGGAGTTGGCGCTGGAATTGAGCCTATTATCCTTTCTTCTTATGTAGATTTTTGGAGAGCAGAAGCAGCTATGGTTTCTGGAGATCCAGGAGCAGCAGCAGGTTTTATTCAGAGTGGTTTAGAAAAATCTATTGCTAAGGTTCAAGGTTTTGGTGACCTAGATCAGAGCGCTGTAAATGGAATAATATCAGCAGATATTGATTCAAACACTGGTGAATTATCAAATGTTGTTTTAGCTAATACTTTGCTACCAACATCGGCTGATAATCAAGACTTTATTGATGATGTAGTTGCAGATTTCAATAACGCAGATACAGATGGAAAATGGAATATTCTTGCAGAACAATTCTGGATTACAATGTATGGCGGTGGTGCTGAAGCTTATAATTTTTACAGAAGACAAGGCTACCCAACAACTTTACAGCCAAACCTAGAGGCAGATCCAGGAGCATTCCCAAGATCATTCCCTTATACTACGGCTGAAATAGTTGCTAATCCAAACATTAGTCAGAAGCCAGATCAAAACGTACAAGTATTTTGGGATACTAATCCACCTTCAGCAGTATCTGGTGGTTTCCCAGCAGCTAACTAA
- a CDS encoding SusC/RagA family TonB-linked outer membrane protein codes for MKTKFSGILTLLLAFVVQVSFAQTTVSGTVTEDNGPLPGANVIIKGTSTGTQTDFDGNYSIQASPSDVLVFSFVGFATQEVTVGNQSTINVALAADNALDEVVVTAQGVKREKKALGYAVSEVASEEIEGRTEGDVARVLSGKASGVQITSQSGASGSATNVIIRGYTSINGSNQALFVVDGVPFSSDTNTSGDFLNGNNGSSRFLDLDPNNIESVNVLKGLAAATLYGTAGRNGVIVITTKSGTTGNGGPKKSEITINQSYFVNEIASLPDYQDSYGGGFDQSFGWFFSNWGPSFNAGGVDGYLNDPAQLIDENGTVAHPYDTQAAFNGSRGDEFAGQRYEYRPYNNVSQFFRTGGVSNTSININGASEDGKVNFNVNYGHLEDKGFIPGNQLRRNNLSVGGRAQLSNKFTIAGTMNFSRTDVSSPPVAASRGNGTLGFSVFANVFFTPRNVDLAGLPFDIPETGGSLYYRNGNDINNPNWIVRNAGSKELTNRVYGTSTLSYAINDNLNLQYRAGVDFYNSRFAFGVNKGGVLGSAGVDDINGEYNTRDTNVRIWDHYVALSGDYDLSDKIGMTFVTGATSRSRNIDVQGVNSTGQLVFGIQRHFNFLEQTPVQFTSFRNIVGVLGQADIDYDNMLFLTLAARNDWVSNLPKENNSKFYPSVSLSFLPTTAFDGLKGDALNYLKVRAGLGTSAGFPTGFPTVNTVSQFTNQFIDPFSINNVTTNSVSNFQANPDLKPELVSEFEVGFDARFLKNRVSLDLSYFNRSTDDLIVTKPLPPSTGFTSTQANVGKVEGDGFEIDLGVDVFESESDGFTWNSRINFTTSEQIVTEQEDDQIIYAGRPEPFLGGNAAIRGEQLGVIVGTRIQRDDNGNFVVNGAGNYVVEDNVTLADGRNITPIIGNPNPDYVMNWINSFSYKNFNLGFQMNHTKGGDIASSTIAVLLGRGLITETEDRENTYILPGVTADGSPNQTQINNSQYYFSNVLFGPKELQIYDASVLRLQEVSLGYSVPKKLLEKTPFGSFSVTASGFNLWYDAYNTPDGANFDPNVAGVGVGNGRGFDYINGPSSKRYGVSVKASF; via the coding sequence ATGAAAACAAAGTTTAGTGGAATTTTAACGCTATTGCTAGCGTTTGTAGTGCAAGTTTCGTTTGCACAAACAACAGTTTCCGGAACTGTTACTGAAGACAATGGTCCTTTGCCTGGTGCAAATGTCATTATCAAAGGTACTTCTACGGGAACTCAAACCGATTTTGACGGAAATTACTCAATTCAAGCAAGTCCATCTGATGTACTTGTCTTTAGTTTTGTTGGTTTCGCAACACAAGAGGTTACAGTAGGGAATCAATCAACAATTAATGTCGCTCTTGCTGCTGATAATGCTCTTGATGAAGTCGTTGTAACAGCACAAGGTGTTAAGCGTGAGAAAAAAGCGCTTGGTTATGCGGTAAGTGAAGTTGCTTCTGAAGAAATAGAAGGACGTACAGAAGGTGACGTTGCTCGTGTACTCTCAGGAAAAGCTTCTGGTGTCCAGATTACATCGCAGAGTGGTGCTTCTGGATCTGCTACAAACGTAATTATACGTGGTTACACTTCAATTAATGGAAGTAACCAAGCATTATTCGTAGTTGATGGTGTACCTTTTAGTAGTGACACTAACACCTCAGGTGACTTTCTTAATGGTAACAACGGGTCTTCACGTTTCTTAGACCTTGACCCAAACAACATTGAAAGTGTAAACGTACTTAAAGGACTTGCTGCTGCAACTCTTTATGGTACTGCTGGACGTAATGGGGTTATTGTAATCACAACAAAGTCTGGAACCACTGGTAACGGTGGACCAAAGAAAAGCGAAATAACTATTAACCAATCATATTTCGTAAATGAAATTGCATCATTACCTGATTACCAAGATAGTTATGGAGGTGGTTTTGATCAATCATTTGGATGGTTTTTCTCAAACTGGGGACCTTCTTTTAATGCTGGTGGAGTAGATGGGTATTTAAATGATCCTGCTCAACTCATAGACGAGAATGGAACTGTTGCTCACCCTTATGATACTCAAGCAGCCTTTAACGGGTCAAGAGGAGATGAATTTGCGGGACAACGTTATGAGTACAGACCTTACAATAACGTATCTCAATTCTTCCGCACAGGTGGAGTTTCAAACACTTCGATTAACATTAACGGTGCATCAGAAGACGGTAAAGTAAACTTCAATGTAAACTACGGTCATTTAGAAGACAAAGGATTTATTCCAGGAAACCAATTACGTAGAAACAACTTATCTGTTGGTGGACGCGCTCAACTTTCTAATAAGTTTACTATTGCGGGGACTATGAACTTCTCTAGAACGGATGTTTCTTCTCCTCCTGTTGCTGCATCTCGTGGTAATGGTACGTTAGGATTCTCTGTTTTTGCAAATGTATTCTTTACTCCTCGTAACGTAGATTTAGCAGGATTACCATTTGATATTCCTGAAACTGGAGGTAGTTTATACTACAGAAACGGTAATGACATCAACAACCCAAATTGGATTGTTAGAAATGCTGGATCTAAAGAATTAACAAACCGTGTATATGGTACATCAACACTGTCATATGCAATTAATGATAATTTGAATTTACAATACCGTGCAGGTGTTGATTTTTATAATTCACGTTTTGCTTTTGGTGTAAATAAAGGTGGTGTCCTTGGATCTGCAGGTGTTGATGACATTAATGGTGAATATAACACTAGAGATACTAATGTTCGTATTTGGGATCACTATGTTGCATTAAGTGGAGATTATGACCTCTCTGATAAAATTGGAATGACCTTCGTAACAGGAGCAACTTCTAGATCAAGAAACATTGATGTTCAAGGTGTAAACAGTACTGGACAACTTGTATTTGGAATACAAAGACACTTTAACTTTTTAGAGCAGACACCTGTACAATTTACATCTTTTAGAAATATAGTTGGAGTTTTAGGGCAAGCAGACATAGATTATGACAATATGTTATTCTTAACACTTGCTGCTCGTAATGATTGGGTTTCTAACTTACCTAAAGAAAACAATTCAAAATTCTATCCTTCTGTAAGTTTATCTTTCTTACCAACAACTGCTTTTGATGGTTTGAAAGGAGATGCTCTTAATTACTTAAAAGTAAGAGCAGGTTTAGGAACATCTGCTGGTTTCCCTACAGGATTCCCTACTGTAAATACAGTAAGCCAGTTTACAAACCAATTTATTGATCCATTTTCAATCAATAACGTAACTACTAACAGTGTAAGTAACTTCCAAGCTAATCCAGATCTTAAGCCTGAGCTTGTTTCTGAATTTGAAGTTGGATTTGATGCTCGTTTCCTTAAAAATCGCGTAAGTCTTGATTTATCATACTTTAATCGTTCTACTGATGATTTAATTGTAACTAAACCTCTTCCTCCATCTACTGGATTTACTTCTACACAAGCAAACGTAGGTAAAGTAGAAGGTGATGGTTTTGAAATTGACTTAGGAGTTGATGTATTCGAATCAGAATCTGACGGATTTACTTGGAATTCTAGAATAAACTTTACTACTAGTGAGCAAATTGTAACAGAGCAAGAAGATGACCAAATCATCTATGCTGGACGACCTGAGCCTTTCCTTGGAGGAAACGCAGCAATACGCGGTGAGCAATTAGGAGTTATTGTAGGTACTCGTATACAAAGAGATGACAATGGAAACTTTGTAGTGAATGGAGCTGGTAACTATGTTGTTGAAGATAACGTCACTCTTGCTGATGGACGTAATATTACTCCAATCATAGGTAACCCTAACCCTGACTATGTAATGAACTGGATAAACAGTTTCTCTTACAAGAATTTCAATCTAGGTTTCCAAATGAACCATACTAAAGGAGGAGATATTGCTTCTTCTACAATTGCGGTATTATTAGGACGTGGACTTATCACAGAAACTGAAGATCGTGAGAATACTTACATACTTCCTGGTGTAACTGCAGATGGTAGTCCTAACCAAACACAGATCAACAACTCACAGTACTACTTCTCAAACGTATTATTTGGACCAAAAGAACTCCAGATATACGACGCATCAGTACTAAGACTTCAAGAAGTTTCTTTAGGATACAGTGTACCGAAGAAATTATTAGAAAAAACTCCATTTGGATCTTTCAGCGTAACTGCTAGTGGGTTTAACTTATGGTATGACGCTTACAATACTCCAGACGGAGCTAACTTTGACCCTAACGTAGCTGGTGTTGGTGTTGGTAACGGACGTGGTTTTGATTACATCAATGGTCCATCATCTAAAAGATATGGAGTAAGCGTTAAAGCATCATTTTAA
- the rpsL gene encoding 30S ribosomal protein S12, whose translation MPTISQLVRKGRTKITKKSKSAALESCPQRRGVCTRVYTTTPKKPNSAMRKVARVRLTNGKEVNAYIGGEGHNLQEHSIVLVRGGRVKDLPGVRYHIVRGALDTAGVAGRTQARSKYGAKRPKK comes from the coding sequence ATGCCAACAATTTCACAATTAGTACGTAAAGGAAGAACCAAGATTACCAAGAAGAGTAAATCGGCGGCCCTTGAATCGTGCCCACAACGCCGCGGCGTATGTACTCGTGTTTACACGACTACACCTAAGAAACCAAACTCGGCTATGCGTAAAGTTGCGCGTGTTCGTTTAACAAATGGTAAAGAGGTGAATGCATACATCGGAGGAGAAGGTCACAATTTACAAGAGCACTCGATAGTATTGGTAAGAGGTGGAAGGGTAAAAGATTTGCCAGGAGTTAGATATCATATTGTACGTGGAGCCTTAGACACCGCTGGTGTTGCAGGAAGAACGCAAGCGAGATCTAAATATGGTGCAAAACGCCCTAAGAAGTAA
- the rpsG gene encoding 30S ribosomal protein S7, whose translation MRKKQAKKRPILPDPKFNDQLVTRFVNMMMWSGKKSTAFKVFYDAIDIVEEKNTNEEKTALELWKDALSNVMPHVEVRSRRVGGATYQIPNQIRPDRKISTAMKWLISFSRKRNEKSMAAKLAAEIMAAAKEEGAAVKKRVDTHKMAEANKAFSHFRF comes from the coding sequence ATGAGAAAAAAACAGGCCAAGAAGAGACCTATTCTTCCAGATCCAAAATTTAACGATCAGTTAGTAACTCGTTTCGTTAATATGATGATGTGGAGTGGTAAGAAGTCTACAGCTTTTAAAGTATTTTATGATGCAATTGACATCGTAGAAGAAAAGAACACAAATGAAGAAAAGACAGCTTTAGAGCTGTGGAAAGATGCTTTATCTAACGTAATGCCGCACGTTGAAGTGCGTAGTCGTCGTGTGGGAGGAGCAACTTACCAGATACCAAACCAAATTCGCCCAGATCGTAAGATCTCTACTGCGATGAAGTGGTTAATTAGCTTTTCTCGTAAGAGAAATGAGAAGTCTATGGCTGCAAAGCTAGCTGCAGAGATTATGGCTGCGGCAAAAGAAGAAGGTGCTGCTGTTAAAAAGCGTGTTGATACACACAAAATGGCAGAAGCAAATAAAGCATTCTCACACTTTAGATTCTAA